The following proteins are encoded in a genomic region of Choloepus didactylus isolate mChoDid1 chromosome Y, mChoDid1.pri, whole genome shotgun sequence:
- the LOC119524212 gene encoding c-Myc-binding protein-like codes for MAHYKAADSKRKQFRRYLEKSGVLDTLTKVLVALYEEPEKPNSALDFLKHHLGAATPENPEIELLRLELAEMKEKYEAIVEENKNLKTKLSQYEPPQEEKRAE; via the coding sequence ATGGCTCATTACAAAGCCGCCGACTCGAAGCGCAAGCAGTTCCGGAGGTACTTGGAGAAGTCGGGGGTGCTGGACACGTTGACCAAGGTATTGGTAGCCCTAtatgaagaaccagaaaaaccTAACAGTGCTTTGGATTTTTTAAAGCATCACTTAGGAGCTGCTACgccagaaaatccagaaatagaactGCTTCGCCTAGAATtggcagaaatgaaagagaaatatgaagctattgtagaagaaaataaaaacctgaaAACAAAGCTTTCTCAGTATGAACCACCTCAGGAGGAGAAGCGTGCTGAATAG